Below is a genomic region from Azospirillum brasilense.
TCCTCCGGCAATCGCTGCATGAGTCGTAATCCACAGGACTTGGTATTAGAGGCAGTTGAGAAGAAGTCCGAGGAAATTCAGTGCAAATGCGATGGCGGACGCGCGAGGCGCTTCACGAGAATGTGGCTCATCGCCATGTAAATGAATGCCTCCTCCGACTCTGGAAGGCGCTCGTAATCTTTTGACAAACGGCGATGTCTGCCAAGCCACGCGAATGTCCTTTCCACGACCCAGCGGCGCGCCAGAACATGGAAGCCTTTGGGAATTTCGGGAGGTTCCTGGCCAGGGGCGAGCCAAAAGCCCTGAATACCGGTCCACCAATGCTTGACGACTTCGATGGTCCAGCCGAGCCGGTCTTTGGCCCAGGTCTTCAGGCCTTGATAATGCGTGTCGGCCCAGACCAGCTGGATCGCGGGAAACCACAGGTGCAAGCCCGCCAGTAGGAGCATTCCTCCGGCCTTGTCATGAAGATCCGCCGGATGCACCCGCACCTTCAGAACGTCGCCTTCGGTGTCGACCAGAGCTTGCCGTTTCCGTCCACTGATCTTCTTGCCACCATCATACCCGCGCGGGCCGCCGGATTCGGTTGTTTTCACCGATTGACTGTCGATCGCCGCCGCCGTGGGTTGAGCTTTGCGGCCACGCCGCGTTCGATACTGCTCGCGCAGCGCCGCATTGACCTGTTCCCACTTCCCGCTTTTGCGCCAGCGGCGGAAGTGATCGTACACGTCCGTCCAAGGCGGCAGATCGTGGGGCATCATGCGC
It encodes:
- a CDS encoding IS5 family transposase, which encodes MPPDRYPTDLTDGEWAVVSKLFTKSEHRGAQRKHDLRRIIDGCLYVLRGGIAWRMMPHDLPPWTDVYDHFRRWRKSGKWEQVNAALREQYRTRRGRKAQPTAAAIDSQSVKTTESGGPRGYDGGKKISGRKRQALVDTEGDVLKVRVHPADLHDKAGGMLLLAGLHLWFPAIQLVWADTHYQGLKTWAKDRLGWTIEVVKHWWTGIQGFWLAPGQEPPEIPKGFHVLARRWVVERTFAWLGRHRRLSKDYERLPESEEAFIYMAMSHILVKRLARPPSHLH